The genome window TTTGAATTTATTGGCGATCAGAAAGTCACCGACAAGAAGAGTATCCTCCATGGAAGCCGAAGGAATCTTGTAGGCTTCGACTATCGACGTCTTTATAATTACCGCAAGAACGACGGCTATCAGTAATGATTTAACATTTTCCCAAATTATGTCAAAAGCGCTCTTGGACATTTATACCTCTCGCTTTATTTTTATACACTTAACGTAAACGGAATATATCATTAAAAGTTACAAAAACAATCAGTATCAGCATAAAGGCCAGGCCGACCTGCTGGGCAACCAGGCGCGCCTTGATTGAGAGCGGTTTTCCCTTTAGTTTTTCCACGATCAGAAAAAGCATATGACCACCGTCAAGAACCGGAATCGGCAATATATTCAGAACCGCAAGATTAACCGAGAGGAGTGCCATAAATTCAAGCAGTACGTCAAATCCGGATCGGGCCGTCTGTCCGGCCAGCTGGCTGATAAATATCGGGCCTCCGATTCCGGAGGGATCGACCCTTCTGGTAATAAGATCATAGACAAAGCCAAACACCATTTTGACATAAAATATCGATTGACTGAAACCTTCACCAAAAGCCGAAACGATATTCATACGTGAGTAAATGACCTTGGGATTGATACCGATCAGCCCAATCTGAACCGAGTCACCGGAAGCGTTTTGCGCCCAGCTTTTTATGGTGGTCATGGTCTTTGTATAAAGCTGTCCGTCCCGTTCCCAGGTGACCGTTACCGGCTGCTCAATTTTGGGGTAGATAATCGAATCGGCCATATGGCGGAACGAATTTATGGCGACGCCGTCGATCTCGACAATCCTGTCACCCGGCAGAATGCCGGCCATGGCCGCCGGACCGGTTTCATCGACTCCCCTGACGATAACGGCATTATCGACCGCTTCGCCGCGGATCGAATAAACGCCGGCCAGGACCAAAACGGCCAGGGCGAAATTCATGAACGGCCCGGCGAATATAACCAGAAACCTTTTCCAGACCGGTTTTGACATAAATTCCCACGGTTCGCCGCTGGCTTCTTCATCGGGATTTTCTCCGGCCATTTTGACATAGCCGCCAAGCGGTATGGCGCCGATGGCATATTCGGTTTCGCCCCATTTTCTTGACAATATCGTCGGGGGAAAACCGAGCGAAAATTTATCGACCCTGATCCCTGATTTTTTGGCGACCAGGAAATGTCCTAATTCATGGAAAAATATCAAAACACCCAAAACAAAAATTGTCGCCAATGCTGTAATCAAAACATCACCTCATTATTTCTAAAGCAACTTTGCGGGCCCAGCGATCCGCCTCAAAAATATCCTCAAGATTCGGCTTTTCGGCAGGCTTATGTTTTTCGACCGTATTTATTATTATATCGGGAATAGCCCGAAATTCAATAGTCTCCTTTAAAAAGGCCGCCACAGCCACTTCATTGGCCGCATTATAAACGGCCGCAGTCGTTCCCCCCGAACGGGCGACCTTAAAGGCCAGTTTAAGTAAAATAAACTTTTCATAATCCGGTTTATAAAAATTCAACTTTCCCACTTCCGTCAAGTCTATATAACCATTATTACCGGCAACTCGTTCAGGAAAAAATAAGGCATAGGCAATCGGCAGCCTCATATCGGGGCTGGAAAGCTGGGCGATTATCGAGGAATCAATAAACTCGACCATGGAATGAATCACCGACTGGGGGTGAATAACGACATCAATTTTATCGATCGGAACCTGGAACAGATGCATCGCCTCAAGTATTTCCAGACCTTTATTCATCATGGTGGCTGAATCAATTGTTATTTTCGGACCCATTTTCCAGGTCGGGTGGCTCAGGGCCTGCTCCCTGGTAATTTTATCGAACTCGGAGAGCGGAACATCGCGGAAAGGTCCGCCGGAACCGGTTAGAATAATTTTTTTGATTTCCCGTTTTTGACCCGCAAATAGGGCCTGCCAGATGGCCGAATGTTCGGAATCAACCGGAATAATTTCGGCCCCGGTGCGGGCGGCAGCCTCATTTATTAGGGGTCCGCCGATGACCATCGATTCTTTGTTGGCCAGGGCCAGTCTTTTGCCGGCCAAGACCGTTTTCAGCGAGGCCGTCAGCCCGGCGGCGCCGACCACGGCATTGAGGACAATGTCGGCCTCCTCGAGCCCGGCCAGTTCCTCGACCCCGGTTTCGGCCTTAAATAGCCTGATATCATCCGCTTGGGAGGAATTTCGAAATTGTCGATAAGCATCCGGGTCGGTGACGGCCACATATTTCGGCTTGAATCTGGCAATTTGATCCCGAAGTAAATCGATATTCGAATGGACCGATAGGCCGACAACTTCGATTCGGTCAATGTTTTTCTCAACCACATCGAGGGCCGATTTGCCGATCGAGCCGGACGAACCAAGTATGACCAATCGTTTTTTCATCTATTTAAATAAACGGGGCCAAAGGCCCCGTGTTCCAATCAAAAATTTCTATCCCTCTGAAATCGAGATTACTCACCGGCCTCTTTTGTGACATCTTTGAGAATAGTTACTTTTCTCATAAAGACATCCTTGAGCGGTCTATCCTGAGCGCCGGTCTGGACCTTTCCAATTTTGTGAAGGGTATCATAGCCATCCATAAGATGTCCAAAGATGGTATATTGGCCATCCAGATACTGAGCCGGAGCCAGGCAGATAAAGAACTGTGATCCGGCCGAATTGGGATTCTGGCTGCGGGCCATAGATAATGTACCTTCAATATGTTTGAGCTTGCTGAATTCAGCGGGAAGGGAATATCCCGGGCCGCCGGTGCCGTTTCCTTTCGGATCGCCGCCCTGAATCATAAAGCCGTCTATAACTCTGTGGAAGATAAGGCCGTCATAGAAGCCTTCACGAATGCGGGCAAGCATGGAATCGACATGAATCGGGGCGACATCACGGAAAAGCTCCAGTTTCATGGTTCCGAAATCGGTCTCGATGGCAACTTCCGGATTATCCGCATTTCTCTTGGTATATTCGCTTTTTTCCACTATCTTATCCCCCTTCGTGTCTTTCGACTGCTCCTCTCCTGCCGACACCATGGAAAATACCAGGGTCATGGACAGCAGCAAGATGACAAAATACTTCATGTGCGCTCTTTCCTTTCCTTCCAGTCAAATTCAAAACTGATTTAGACTAATAATATACTTTCTCATTATACTACTGTCAAACCTCAAATTTCGATGAAATTTTAATCAAAAAAATATAACAAAATTGATTGACATCGGGCAAATAATGTGCCATGTTTAAGTGTAGAGCCCGAGAAGTTCTCGAATAGAGGGCTTCGTTCGCCTCTAGCAATAACAGCAAAAGCCCCGTGGAAACAACCTTTCGGGGCTTTTTTAATTTATGAATAATACGAGAATTCAAATATTAAATTTCACCTGCCCATTTTACGGGCTGACGTACAATTCAAGGGCCAGGTCGGGCGGCCATTGTTCGTCATATATGGATATTTTGCCTCCCCATAATTCAAGCAGGACATAACGGCAGGGATGTGCATAAAAGGCGCCCGGCAAATCATCGATAAAAATAAACCAACTGTATTTTTCCAGTATAATTTGCCCCCCCGACGGTCTGACTATTTTAGTTCCGGGAGCCAATATATTAGGCGCATAATAAAGGTCCTTCAGGGCCAGGCTGTCGAATAATATATCCGATATAACAGTCTGTATGGCGGTATCCAGATCATAATACAAATTCAGGGCATCATAAATATCGGGGGGCCACTGTTCATTTATGACGCTGATTTTGGAGCCGCTGGCCGGAACAAAAATATAGCGGCACGGGTGGGCCCAGCGCATACCGGGAGCATCATCGATAAAGAAGAACCAGCTTGGTTCGGACGCTTTATATGGTTCGGTCGGCTGCGGATCCTGATAATATCCAACTTCGGCTCCGGAGGGAAGCCTGTCGGGGTATCTGTAAAAGGCCAGGCTGTCCAGGTCATTGTGGAGAATATCGGATAGGACTTTCTGAGTGGCCTCGTTGAGATCAAGCGGGCTGGCGTTTTGATCATCGGAACAGCCGATAAAAATCGCGAAAATTATTATCAAAATAAGGCCGCCCAAAAAAAATACCTTCTGGTTCATATTAATTCCCTTTGACAAATTTGCTCCTCGCCTTATAAAAAGGCCCAGCTTTGACATATTTTTATACCATAATGACGATTGACGCCATTATCTGTCAAGGAATATATAATATCTGCAGGCGCATAAGCTTAATAATTTAATAGTTGTCTAAAACGATAAATTTATCTGCCAGTAATTGGTATTTGATGATTTATAGTCATCGGAACGGGCAAAATCGAATGAAATGTCAAGCTCATTTTTTATATCATTCAGGAAAGAACTGTCCGGGTTAGGATTGCGATGCAGTATATTCAACCGGCGCAATGCTTCCATTATGGAAAGACCAAATCCCCAGCTGAGATCATCGATATCTTCAATTTTGCCGGCCCTGAGAAATATCACGCCGGATAGACCGGTTTCGAGACCGAGCCTCCTTGTCCACAGGCTCTCAAGATGTCTCATTTGAAAGGCGGGCCGGAGTGACAATAGCTGGTGTTGATGGCGGGCCAGTGAATATATGAGAGAGAATCCAAGTGTTGTGGATGTTGGCAGCGGATTTTTTTCGGAGCCAAACCCCATATCCTGCCCTTCATTGGCATGAACGAAAGCAAAAGAAAAGGTCAAATCATCCTGTATTTTGGCCGCATCGTTTACACTGCTCTCGCGGGCCGCCAATTGCGAAAGAGAGATTTCCGCCAGAAGTCCCAGATCATAAGCATGGCCGTCGGCAATTTCCATATCAAGTTTTTCTTTGACATATTTCCCTGAGATTCCAATTCCAAGCTTGAAACACCTTGATCCAAACCCGATACTCGCGGTAATGCCTCGAACAACATCACTGGCCCGGAAATATGAAAACTCCTGTGATGTATCCCCGATTGGATAACCATAGTCGGTTCTCAATATGACACTGGTGTTGAGGGTCTGCTGAAAATAAGTCAACGCACCGATGAATTTGTTGTTGGAACAGTGAATTTCAGCGGGAACTCTAAGACCCGCCAAAAACGATTTCAATCTGAAATCGTCAATGATGTCGGGATAGAATTTAATGCTATTGGGAAGTGAAACGGCGATTTGTTTGTTGAGGTAAAAAATGCCGGCTGCGCCGGGATTCATCATGGCGGACTGCTCATCGGTAATATTCGCCCAGCAGCCGCCCATGCCATTGGCCCGGGCCGAATTATAGATGTTAAGAAATCGCATGCCGGCCGTGCCGACTTTGGATTGTCCAAACAGGCTCTGGCCGGAGGCCGATAATAATATCAGGCATATAAAAACAGGTTTTAAATATTTCATAATCCCCACCCTTGAAAGTCTATAGGCTTTGGATTCCTTACAACAAGCAATCCCTCACAATTAAGCTGGCCGACTTCGTTAAAGACATCTTTGACAAAAGAAAAATTATATTACTAAGATAGATCAATATAGAGGAAGAGACTATTCCTGTCAAGAAGCTGTGCAGGCAGGAAAAATCACTTTTTCAACCTGATGCGGCGTAAGATAAAGGGCGGTGTCTCCGCAGGTCGCCGAATCACCCATGGATTTCACATTACCGGTTAAACTTGCCAAAAGCACTTGATTTTCCGGATATTTTGTGTTTATTAAAGGGCTCTAAGACAGACCGAATGGCTTATATATTCGGAATGGATTGGCAATTGAATTGGGCCAGTAGCTCAGCTGGGAGAGCACCACGTTCGCAACGTGGGGGTCGGCGGTTCGATCCCGCTCTGGTCCAATAAAATATATAAGGGATTTCGGTGTGCTAGATGGGGAGTTAGCGGTGCCCTGTTACCCGGAATCCGCTATACCGGGATTGAATCCCCACCTGCGGCCTGTCCCGTCAGTAGCGCGGAAAAGGTAAGCAGTGATGATGGCCGGGTCCTGTACAATACGGACGCGCCGAACCCCGCCAGGACCGGAAGGTAGCAACGGTAGGCGATGATCGGTATGTGTTGCGGGGCAGCCTGGTCGGAGCCGGCTGCCTTGGAAACCTTCGGGCGGAGGGACAACGGTGGGTGCACACCAAAATAGTAAAACAAAGAAATTCCGATGTCATATCAGGTTCTGGCAAGAAAATACAGGCCGCAGCAATTCGACGAAATCGTCGCCCAGGAGCATGTCACCCGAACCCTGAAAAACGCCCTCAAATCGGGGCGGGTTTCATCCGGGTATCTATTCACCGGGCCGCGCGGCACCGGCAAGACGACGACCGCCCGGATTCTGGCCAAGGCTTTGAATTGTATCGACGGCCCGACACCGACGCCCTGCGGCAAGTGCCCCTCCTGCAAGGAAATAATCGCCAGTTCATCGCTTGATGTGCTCGAAATCGACGCCGCTTCCAATACCGGGGTCGATGATATCCGCACCCTGCGGGAAAATGTCCGCTATCTGCCGACTTCCGGGAAAAAGAGAATTTATATAATTGATGAGGTTCATCGGCTGTCCGGGTCGGCTTTCGATGCCCTGTTGAAGACGCTCGAAGAACCACCGCCGCACGTGGTTTTTATCTTTGCCACCACCGAGCCTTTTAAGGTGCCCGAAACCATCCGTTCCCGAACCCAGAGATATGATTTCCATCGCGTTTCGGTCGGCAACCTGAGCGAGCATCTCAAAAAAATAGCCGAGTCCGAGAAGATCGAAATCGATGACGGGGCCCTGTTCATGGTTGCGCGCAAGGCGGATGGCTCGGTGCGTGACGGGATGTCGCTGCTGGATCAGATGTCGGCCTATGCCGGGGAAAAAATCACGGCACAGAGTGTCATCGAAGCGCTGGGCCTGATCGACAGGCAATTTTATTTCGATTATATTGCCGCGATTGCGGCCAAAGATGCCTCGTTGGCGCTCGAAATGATCAAGAAGCTGGTCGATTCGGGAATCGAGATTCCCGAATTTTGCCAGGGTTTGGCCGATCATTTCAGACATCTACTCATTCTGCAAAATGCCCGTGAACCGGAGAAACTGCTGGAATTGTCGGAATCGGAAATGGAATCATTTCAGAAGCAGGTCGACTATTTCACATCAGGTGATTTGCTTCGCATGATAAAAATTATTACGGACATGACAATTGACCTCAAGAGCGGCATCGATCCGCGTTTGTTACTTGAGACCAATACC of candidate division Zixibacteria bacterium HGW-Zixibacteria-1 contains these proteins:
- a CDS encoding peptidylprolyl isomerase, which encodes MKYFVILLLSMTLVFSMVSAGEEQSKDTKGDKIVEKSEYTKRNADNPEVAIETDFGTMKLELFRDVAPIHVDSMLARIREGFYDGLIFHRVIDGFMIQGGDPKGNGTGGPGYSLPAEFSKLKHIEGTLSMARSQNPNSAGSQFFICLAPAQYLDGQYTIFGHLMDGYDTLHKIGKVQTGAQDRPLKDVFMRKVTILKDVTKEAGE
- the rseP gene encoding RIP metalloprotease RseP; the encoded protein is MITALATIFVLGVLIFFHELGHFLVAKKSGIRVDKFSLGFPPTILSRKWGETEYAIGAIPLGGYVKMAGENPDEEASGEPWEFMSKPVWKRFLVIFAGPFMNFALAVLVLAGVYSIRGEAVDNAVIVRGVDETGPAAMAGILPGDRIVEIDGVAINSFRHMADSIIYPKIEQPVTVTWERDGQLYTKTMTTIKSWAQNASGDSVQIGLIGINPKVIYSRMNIVSAFGEGFSQSIFYVKMVFGFVYDLITRRVDPSGIGGPIFISQLAGQTARSGFDVLLEFMALLSVNLAVLNILPIPVLDGGHMLFLIVEKLKGKPLSIKARLVAQQVGLAFMLILIVFVTFNDIFRLR
- a CDS encoding 1-deoxy-D-xylulose-5-phosphate reductoisomerase; translation: MKKRLVILGSSGSIGKSALDVVEKNIDRIEVVGLSVHSNIDLLRDQIARFKPKYVAVTDPDAYRQFRNSSQADDIRLFKAETGVEELAGLEEADIVLNAVVGAAGLTASLKTVLAGKRLALANKESMVIGGPLINEAAARTGAEIIPVDSEHSAIWQALFAGQKREIKKIILTGSGGPFRDVPLSEFDKITREQALSHPTWKMGPKITIDSATMMNKGLEILEAMHLFQVPIDKIDVVIHPQSVIHSMVEFIDSSIIAQLSSPDMRLPIAYALFFPERVAGNNGYIDLTEVGKLNFYKPDYEKFILLKLAFKVARSGGTTAAVYNAANEVAVAAFLKETIEFRAIPDIIINTVEKHKPAEKPNLEDIFEADRWARKVALEIMR
- a CDS encoding DNA polymerase III subunit gamma/tau (catalyzes the DNA-template-directed extension of the 3'-end of a DNA strand; the tau chain serves as a scaffold to help in the dimerizaton of the alpha,epsilon and theta core complex; the gamma chain seems to interact with the delta and delta' subunits to transfer the beta subunit on the DNA), with product MSYQVLARKYRPQQFDEIVAQEHVTRTLKNALKSGRVSSGYLFTGPRGTGKTTTARILAKALNCIDGPTPTPCGKCPSCKEIIASSSLDVLEIDAASNTGVDDIRTLRENVRYLPTSGKKRIYIIDEVHRLSGSAFDALLKTLEEPPPHVVFIFATTEPFKVPETIRSRTQRYDFHRVSVGNLSEHLKKIAESEKIEIDDGALFMVARKADGSVRDGMSLLDQMSAYAGEKITAQSVIEALGLIDRQFYFDYIAAIAAKDASLALEMIKKLVDSGIEIPEFCQGLADHFRHLLILQNAREPEKLLELSESEMESFQKQVDYFTSGDLLRMIKIITDMTIDLKSGIDPRLLLETNTLKLATMESTVLFEDILAHLSESEGIEDESEIESDLFGTPATSKPAPVHPTPENSPEPAPPPDPISIPGEVRAINLPMVQNSWPNYIESLKRSNPMLAALLAMAEIREVRDNVITAVFYNAGGTSKQVVEKPHYMSIISESLRDFFKTNLKVKFEVDLNKKNNIAPKASPQPEKLDTEKLLAEDDRLRNIVERFDGEVVGRKKVED